The window CGCTGGGCATGGCCAACGGCCCCCGCCGCATCGAGAGCGCGCTGAAGTCCGGCCAGTCGGTCCTCGTGCAGGTCACCAAGGACCCGATCGGCCACAAGGGCGCCCGCCTCACCAGCCAGGTCTCCCTCCCCGGCCGCTACCTGGTCTACGTGCCCGAGGGCTCGATGACCGGCATCAGCCGCAAGCTGCCCGACACCGAGCGCGCGCGTCTGAAGACCATCCTCAAGAAGATCGTCCCCGAGGACGCGGGCGTCATCGTGCGCACCGCCGCCGAGGGCGCGAGCGAGGACGAGCTGCGCCGTGACGTCGAGCGGCTCCAGGCGCAGTGGGAGGACATCCAGAAGAAGGCGAAGGGCGGCAACGCGCCGACGCTGCTCTACGGCGAGCCGGACATGACCGTCCGCGTCGTCCGCGACATCTTCAACGAGGACTTCACCAAGGTCATCGTGAGCGGCGACGAGGCGTGGGAGACCATCCACGGGTACGTGGCCCATGTCGCGCCCGACCTGGCCGACCGCCTGTCGAGGTGGACCTCCGAGGTCGACGTCTTCGCGACGTACCGGATCGACGAGCAGCTCGCCAAGGCGCTGGACCGCAAGGTCTGGCTGCCGAGCGGCGGTTCGCTGGTCATCGACAAGACCGAAGCGATGATCGTCATCGACGTCAACACCGGCAAGTTCACCGGTCAGGGCGGCAACCTCGAAGAGACGGTCACCAGGAACAACCTGGAGGCGGCCGAGGAGATCGTGCGCCAGCTGCGGCTGCGCGACCTCGGCGGCATCGTCGTCATCGACTTCATCGACATGGTCCTGGAGTCCAACCGCGATCTGGTGCTGCGCCGCCTCCTGGAGTGCCTGGGACGCGACCGTACGAAGCACCAGGTCGCCGAGGTGACCTCGCTGGGCCTCGTCCAGATGACCCGTAAGCGGGTCGGCCAGGGCCTGCTGGAGTCGTTCTCCGAGACCTGCGTCCACTGCAACGGCCGTGGCGTGATCGTGCACATGGAGCAGCCCACCTCCGCCGGAGGCGGCGGCAAGCGCAAGAAGCGCGGCCGTGGCGGCGCCGACCAGACCCACGACCACGAGCACACGCACGAGACGGAGACGGCCGAGCCCGAGGAGACGGAAGCCGAGGTCGTCGCGGAGGCCGCCGAGCCGGTCGCGCTGCCCGAGCCCGAGTTCGTACCGGACGAGGACCTCTACAGCAGCGCCGCCGAGGCGGAGGCCGCGGCCACGCGTGGCCGTTCGCGGCGTCGTGCCGGTCGGCGCGCGTCGGCCCCGGCGGGTGCGCCGAGGTCCGAGAGCCGTCGCTCCGAGCGCCGCTCGGAGGCTCCTACGGCCCAGTCCGTGACGTCGGAGGACGAGGTCGGGCGTCCCGTGCAGCCGGAGCAGGCCGCCACCGCGCAGGCCGAGCCCGCCGCTGCCGAGGACCCGGTGGTCGAGGCCCCGGCGGCCGCGGCCCCCGCCGTCGAGGACGCCGCGCCCAAGGGGCGTACGCGCCGTCGGGCGACCCGCAAGGCCACCGCGCCCGCCGGTTCGCCCAAGGCCGCGGAGGAGACCGTGGTGACCGTCACCGAGCCGGTCGCCGCACCCGTCGAGTCCAAGGCGGAGCCGGTCGCCGAGCCCGAGCCGCAGCCGGAGCCCGCCACGGACAGCGCCGCCCCGCCGCGGGCGCGCCGCCGTGCGGTCCGTAAGGCCACCGCTCCGACCGCGCCCGCGGAGACGGCCGTCGTGGTCGTCCCCTCGGCCTCGGCGGAGGCTCCCGCGGAAGCCCGGACGGAGGCCGCCGAGGCCCCTGCCGACGCCCCTGCGGAGGCGTCCGGCGACGGAGAGGCCCCAGCCAAGAAGACGGCCCGCAAGACGGTCAAGAAGGCGACCGCCAAGAAGGCCGCGGCGAAGAAGACGACGACGGCCAAGAAGACGGCCGCCAAGAAGACCGTGGCCAAGAAGACGGCGAAGACCGCCAAGACGGCCGCGAAGTCGACGTCGAAGAAGACCGCGGCGGCGGAGCAGCAGACTCCGTCCACCGTCACGGCCTCCACCGACGAGGGCTGAGCACCCGCGCAATCGAAGACGCCCCCTGGCCTGCGGTCGGACCGCAGGCCAGGGGGCGTCTTCGATTGCGCGGACGACGCTCCGTCAGGGGAAGCGAACTGCCGTGATTTCCGCCCGGTTTGGGAGCTCCTGACATGCTTTCAGGAGCATCACGGTCATCACAATTACCCCCCGCCTCTTGGAAGGCGATCATCTACCTGTAAAACTCATGCAGTCATAGGCGTGAACACACGGGTGCGCGTTGGGGAGACGCTCACACGTGTCAGGGGAGGGGATTGGAATGGCGCGCGTGCGCCTGAAGGGCACTGGGCGACACCGTGCCGTAAAGCCGGTCAAGGGCGGGCGCCAGGCCGTCGCACTGGCGACGGTGCTGTCCGCGGCGGGTGGACAGGCCGTCATGTCGGCGGGTACCGCGCAGGCCGTGGACAACCCGGCGTGGACCGAGGGGCCGATCTTCAACGACCCGCTCGGTACGGCCGACGAGCAGACCGCGATCCGTACGAGGCTCATCGAGCTGACGAACGCCGCGCTGCCCGGCTCCACCATCAAGGTCGCGGTCTACCACGTCTGGGAGGCCTCGGTCGTCAACGCGCTCGTGGCGGCGAAGAACCGCGGCGTAGACGTCCAGGTGCTGCTCGACGAGTCCAGCATCAGCGACCGCCCCACCAACACCGCGTACGGCACGCTGGCCTCGGGGCTCGGCACGGACCGTACGCAGGGTTCGTACGTCGCGACCTGCCCGGAGAACAAGTCGTGCCTCGGCGACCCGAAGTTCGGGCAGTCGATCATGCACAACAAGTTCTGGCTGTTCTCGGCGGTCAAGGGCGCCACGAACGTGGTCGTCGAGACCACCTCGAACTCCACGCCGTCGGCGCACACCAAGTTCTTCAACGACGCGCTGCTGCTGCCGAACAACCCGACGATGTACGACGCCTACGCGGACTACTTCGACACGATGGTCGCGCAGGACTGGGAGTCCTGGAACTACCGCACGGTGAGCAACGGCCTCTACAAGGCGTACTTCTTCCCGCGGGCCGGCAACACCCGGGCCACCGACACGGTGTACTCGATCCTCAACAACGTGACCTGCAAGTACAAGGACACCGCGGGGGTCACGCAGTCGACCAAGGTCCGGGTGGCGATCTTCAAGATCACGCGGCTGGCCATCGCGGAGAAGCTGGTCTCGCTGAAGAAGGCGGGCTGCTCCGTGAGCATCGTCTACGCCGAGTCGGACAGCGCCAAGAGCAGCGGCGGCACCGCGGGCACGTGGGAGAAGATGCACACCACCGGCGGCCCGACCGTGCGCTGCTACAACGACGACCGGGACCCGCTGAACCCCGGCCAGAAGCTGTCGACGCCGTACATCATCCACTCCAAGTACATCCTCATCGACGGCATGTACGACGGCGTGAAGAACAAGGTCAGCTTCACCGGCTCCGGCAACTACACGGGCCCGGCGCTGCGCGAGAACGACGAGTCGATCGTGAAGGTCGACGACGACGCCGTGCACGACATGTACAAGGTCCACTTCGACCGGGTGACCAAGGCGGCCTACCCGGGCACCGCGGACACCACGGACCTGTGCAAGGGCGTGAAGCCGCTGCCCGACGACGGTGAGAAGCCGACCACGTAGGTCCAGGTCAGGTCCTGGCAAGGAGCCGCCCCCGACCCGGTTTGACCCCCAGGTCGGGGCCCCGTAACCTTGACCCTCGGTGTGTTCACTGACGCACCGCATTCCCGTAAACCTCTTCCTCCCGGTGGCTCGCGCCCCGGGAGAGGCCGCCTGCTTTCCTCGGCGGCTGGACTGCGGGGATTCCGATTTCGAGCGAGAGAGAGATCCGCGTGTACGCCATCGTGCGCAGCGGTGGTCGCCAGCACAAGGTTGCTGTCGGCGACATCGTTGAGGTTGACAAGATTTCCACTGCCAAGGTTGGCGACACGGTCGAGCTCTCGACCCTGCTCGTTGTCGACGGCGACGCCGTGACGAGCGACCCGTGGGTCCTCGCCGGCATCAAGGTCCAGGCCGAGATCGTGGATCACCACAAGGGTGTGAAGATCGACATCCTTCGCTACAAGAACAAGACCGGCTACCGCCGTCGTCAGGGCCACCGCCAGCAGTACACGGCGATCAAGGTCACTGAGATCCCCGCGGCTGCGAAGTAAGGGACTGAGGAGAGATGGCACACAAGAAGGGCGCATCGTCCACCCGGAACGGTCGCGACTCCAATGCTCAGCGGCTCGGCGTGAAGCGCTTCGGCGGTCAGGTCGTCAACGCCGGTGAGATCCTGGTCCGCCAGCGCGGCACCCACTTCCACCCCGGCGCCAGCGTCGGCCGCGGCAAGGACGACACGCTGTTCGCCCTCGCCGCCGGTGCGGTGGAGTTCGGTACTCACCGTGGCCGCAAGGTCGTGAACATCGTTCCGGTCGCCTGACCGGATCTTTCGCGAGGCGGACCTCACTTCCCGTACGGGAAGCGGGTCCGCCTTTCGCGTGTTTTAACTGAGTAGTGATCACTGAGCGGCGAATGCCGCCGGGTGATCATCGATGAGAGATTTCCGTACGTAACTGGAGGCACATCCCATGACCACCTTCGTGGACCGCGTCGAGCTGCATGTCGCCGCGGGTAGCGGAGGTCACGGCTGTGCCTCCGTCCACCGTGAGAAGTTCAAGCCGCTCGGCGGCCCGGACGGCGGCAACGGCGGCCGTGGCGGTGACGTGATCCTGGTCGTCGACCAGTCCGTCACCACCCTCCTCGACTACCACCACTCCCCGCACCGCAAGGCCACCAGCGGCAAGCCCGGCGAGGGCGACAACCGCTCCGGCAAGGACGGCCAGGACCTGGTCCTGCCAGTGCCGGACGGCACGGTGATCCAGGACAAGGCGGGGAACGTACTCGCGGACCTGGTGGGCCAGGGCACGACCTACGTCGCCGCACAGGGCGGCCGGGGCGGCCTCGGCAACGCGGCGCTGGCCTCGGCCCGCCGCAAGGCGCCCGGCTTCGCGCTGCTCGGCGTGCCCGGTGACCTCCGGGACATCGTCCTGGAGCTGAAGACCGTCGCGGACGTCGCGCTCGTCGGCTACCCGAGCGCGGGCAAGTCCTCGCTGATCTC is drawn from Streptomyces liliifuscus and contains these coding sequences:
- a CDS encoding phospholipase D-like domain-containing protein → MARVRLKGTGRHRAVKPVKGGRQAVALATVLSAAGGQAVMSAGTAQAVDNPAWTEGPIFNDPLGTADEQTAIRTRLIELTNAALPGSTIKVAVYHVWEASVVNALVAAKNRGVDVQVLLDESSISDRPTNTAYGTLASGLGTDRTQGSYVATCPENKSCLGDPKFGQSIMHNKFWLFSAVKGATNVVVETTSNSTPSAHTKFFNDALLLPNNPTMYDAYADYFDTMVAQDWESWNYRTVSNGLYKAYFFPRAGNTRATDTVYSILNNVTCKYKDTAGVTQSTKVRVAIFKITRLAIAEKLVSLKKAGCSVSIVYAESDSAKSSGGTAGTWEKMHTTGGPTVRCYNDDRDPLNPGQKLSTPYIIHSKYILIDGMYDGVKNKVSFTGSGNYTGPALRENDESIVKVDDDAVHDMYKVHFDRVTKAAYPGTADTTDLCKGVKPLPDDGEKPTT
- the rplU gene encoding 50S ribosomal protein L21, encoding MYAIVRSGGRQHKVAVGDIVEVDKISTAKVGDTVELSTLLVVDGDAVTSDPWVLAGIKVQAEIVDHHKGVKIDILRYKNKTGYRRRQGHRQQYTAIKVTEIPAAAK
- the rpmA gene encoding 50S ribosomal protein L27; this encodes MAHKKGASSTRNGRDSNAQRLGVKRFGGQVVNAGEILVRQRGTHFHPGASVGRGKDDTLFALAAGAVEFGTHRGRKVVNIVPVA